A genomic stretch from Erigeron canadensis isolate Cc75 chromosome 9, C_canadensis_v1, whole genome shotgun sequence includes:
- the LOC122583373 gene encoding probable disease resistance protein RF9 — protein MNFTPLLNKLPLGIGGLTSLQTLSKVIIEEGNGFKISELKGLSDLQGGLSIQCLEKVIQPTEANDAKLQQKTGLYELNMRWSDVFDGFRDPAIEYEVLERLRAPSKLKILSISFYGGMKFPGWVGNPTSSFDHLTELTLTGCENCTELPTLGHLSSLRNLYLSNMKAVQTVGIELLAHTKPFHGDAFPSLESLEVEDMQCLEKWSTSGGDGVETPRSFLRLREISIKRCPKLDKVSFGLVPSLEKLTVEGCPEVVLRDLVGGSSSIRTLKLDAIKGLTQLDREILKHFGAVEDLTIWNCDELRYLWESESEDCRYLGSLQKLYVYHCPKLESINKGEKEVVHVGSSIITGSINCDALEIYCCPNSVESLQIQRCDSITSLSFSNFQSSSSSNLKFLTIGNCKNIKSISQEQSLTSLEEMVIYKCPNMDDSFPSCGLLWPPNLKRLRIGELKKPLSEWGLQNYPSSLVELALHGIDSGVVSFGIIMEEKQDHNNRTSSACFLLPPSLTSLKIYNFEEVESVSEVSQHLPHLQHLWIWGCPKLRDVPQTTSSLKVACLDTKGLPGRIDHCSPLLFEGFMGVVALNAATLSGLNKNLTFQDHKTTKSLIMAADSVFMSFCRVRVLACCLHSHLAPCKIGWMDVLMSPYKLAVTVLLNVLV, from the exons ATGAATTTTACTCCGTTATTGAACAAGTTGCCTTTGGGGATTGGTGGGTTGACGAGTCTACAAACATTATCCAAGGTTATCATCGAAGAAGGTAATGGTTTTAAAATATCTGAGCTTAAGGGACTCTCAGATCTCCAAGGCGGGCTTTCCATCCAGTGCTTGGAGAAAGTGATACAACCAACAGAAGCAAACGATGCAAAGTTACAACAAAAAACAGGTCTTTATGAACTGAATATGAGATGGAGTGATGTTTTCGATGGTTTTCGGGATCCAGCTATTGAATATGAGGTACTTGAAAGGCTAAGGGCTCCCTCGAAGCTGAAAATACTGAGCATTTCATTCTACGGTGGTATGAAATTTCCTGGTTGGGTTGGGAATcccacatcatcatttgatcatttAACAGAGCTTACGTTAACTGGCTGTGAAAACTGCACAGAATTACCAACGCTTGGGCATCTAAGTTCACTTCGGAATTTGTATTTGAGCAACATGAAAGCGGTGCAGACTGTGGGTATTGAGTTACTAGCACATACTAAACCTTTTCATGGCGATGCATTTCCTTCACTTGAATCCTTGGAAGTTGAGGATATGCAATGTCTGGAGAAATGGTCGACcagtggtggtgacggtgtcgAGACTCCTCGATCATTTCTTAGACTTCGTGAAATTTCAATTAAAAGGTGTCCGAAACTTGATAAGGTATCATTTGGATTGGTACCATCACTTGAGAAATTAACTGTAGAAGGATGTCCTGAAGTAGTGTTGAGAGACTTGGTTGGTGGGTCTTCATCAATCCGTACATTGAAGTTGGATGCAATTAAAGGGCTGACTCAACTGGACAGAGAAATCTTAAAACATTTTGGGGCAGTAGAAGATCTCACCATCTGGAATTGTGATGAATTGAGATACTTGTGGGAATCGGAATCGGAAGATTGCAGGTATCTTGGGAGTTTACAAAAGTTGTATGTATATCACTGTCCAAAGTTGGAATCAATTAATAAGGGAGAGAAAGAGGTGGTTCATGTGGGGAGTAGCATCATTACGGGATCAATTAATTGTGATGCACTGGAGATTTACTGTTGTCCAAATAGTGTTGAGAGTTTGCAGATACAACGTTGTGATTCAATAACATCATTAAGTTTCTCTAATTTCCAATCATCCTCATCCTCTAATTTGAAGTTTCTTACGATTGGAAATTGCAAGAATATAAAGTCAATTTCTCAGGAGCAAAGTCTCACATCTTTGGAAGAGATGGTGATATATAAATGTCCAAACATGGATGATTCATTTCCATCATGTGGCTTGTTATGGCCTCCTAATCTGAAGCGTCTAAGAATAGGGGAATTAAAGAAGCCACTGTCAGAGTGGGGGCTTCAAAATTACCCTTCCTCACTTGTTGAATTAGCCTTACATGGCATAGATTCAGGAGTGGTTTCATTTGGAATAATAATGGAAGAAAAACAAGATCATAATAATAGGACCAGTTCAGCATGTTTTCTTCTTCCACCATCTCTAACTTCTCTAAAAATCTATAATTTTGAGGAAGTGGAATCAGTTTCAGAGGTCTCACAACACCTCCCTCACCTTCAACATCTTTGGATTTGGGGCTGCCCGAAGCTTAGAGATGTGCCACAGACAACTTCATCTTTGAAA GTAGCGTGCTTGGATACAAAGGGGCTTCCTGGAAGAATTGATCATTGTAGTCCCTTGCTTTTTGAAGGTTTCATGGGCGTCGTCGCTCTCAATGCTGCTACTTTAAGTGGGTTAAACAAGAATCTAACATTTCAAGATCACAAGACTACAAAATCTTTGATCATGGCAGCAGACTCCGTGTTCATGTCATTTTGTCGGGTCAGG GTACTGGCTTGTTGTTTGCATTCCCATCTTGCACCTTGTAAGATTGGATGGATGGATGTTCTCATGTCTCCCTATAAATTAGCTGTTACAGTATTACTGAATGTCTTGGTTTAA